The window GGTCGAGCAGGGACTGCCGACCTACGGCGCGCCGAGCGACTGAATCGTTTTTTCTGCCGCGGCTAAAGCCGGTCCGGTCGGGCTCGTGACGCGGCCCTGAAGGGCCGCTCTTCCACCGGCGACCAATCTGTAAGATAAGTCCGCCATGCACGATTACGCAGTCTCCGTATTGCTGGGCATCGTCGAGGGGCTGACCGAGTTTTTGCCGGTGAGCTCGACGGCGCACCTGCGCATCGTCGAGTCGCTGGTCGGGATCGACCTCGCCAGCGGCTACTGGAAGATGTACTCCATCGTGATCCAGCTGGGCGCGATCCTGGCGGTGCCGCTGTACTTCCGCAAGCGCATCGCGGAGTTCCTGCGCACGTTTCCGCGCGGCGAGCGGGGCGATAGGACGCTGGTGACGCATCCGCTGTCGCTGGTGATGATCGCGTTCGTGTGCACGGCGGTGCCTTCCCTGCTGCTGACCAAGCTCATCGGGCACAACCTGGAGCGGCTCACGGTGATGGCGTGGTCGCTGATCGCGGGCGGCGCGGTGATGTGGCTGGTGGACGCCTACTATGGCGCGCCGGTCACGCCGCACGAGACGCAGACCATCGAGCAAGTCACGCTCGGGCAGGCGGTGTGGGTGGGCGCATGCCAGGTGCTGTCCGCGGTATTTCCCGGGACGTCGCGCTCGATGGCGACCATCGCCGCCGGGCAGGTGGGCGGGATGTCGCGCGCGGCCGCGCTCGAGTTCAGCTTCTTCCTCGCCATGCCGACGATGGCGGCGGCAACGCTCTACGACCTCTACAAGTCGCTGCGCGGCTCGGGCGAAATCGGGGCGGCGCCGGCGAACGCGCACGAGTGGACGGTGCTGGCCATCGGGTTCCTGGTGTCGTTCGTGGTCGCGCTGGGCGTGGTGCACTGGTTCATGCGCTGGGTGCGGACGCGCGGCTTCCTGCCGTTCGCCATCTACCGCATGGCGGCGGGAGTGTTCGTGCTGTGGTGGGCGGCGCGGGGGTAGTCCACAGTCCACAGTCCACGGCCCACAGTGGCCGACCGGGACCACGTCGTTTCTTTTCTATTGTTTCCGGCCGAAAGTTGCATCATACTTAGCGCAGCTCTGGCGTAGTACGCGCGCACAACAGCGGCGGTGTCTCTCACGGACACGGCTCTATAGCCGTCTCGGGTGCGGTCTATCTGATTGAAATACTTCGTTCGCGTATTCACCCCGACCAACAACAAGCGCTTCAATGAACTGATCGGCTTCCTGCTGATGGTGGCCGCGGTGTTGTTGCTGCTCTCACTGGTTTCGTATTCCCCCGAGGACCCGTCGTTGAACACGGCGTCGTCGCTGGGCGGAGCTTCGCATCCGGCGAAGAACTGGATCGGGGTGGCCGGGGCGCACGTCGCCGACCTGCTGCTGCAGTTCTGGGGCGTCACCGTGTTCCTGCTGCCGGTGATGTTCGGGATGCTGGCGCTGCGCTGGTGGCGGTCGCGGCCGGTGGATTCGCCGGTCGCCAAGACGATCGGAGCGTTCACGCTGCTGGTGTTCACCCCCGCGCTGATGGCGCTGCTGCCCTGGCAGTGGCGCTGGGTGCATTCGGTGCCGGTGGAAGGCTTGCTGGGGCGCATCGTGGGCGACGCGCTCATCCACTACTTCAACGTGATGGGCGCGTACATCGTGAGCCTGGCGGTGATCGCGGTGGCGCTGTACCTCTCGACCGCGTTCTCGTTCGGCGCGATGCAGATGTGGGCGGAGACGCGCTTCGCGTTCGTGTTTGCGGCGTGGGACCGCTTGCAGGATTGGCGCGCGGAGCGCGCCAAGGCCAAAGCGGCGCGCGAGCTGG of the Terriglobales bacterium genome contains:
- a CDS encoding undecaprenyl-diphosphate phosphatase gives rise to the protein MHDYAVSVLLGIVEGLTEFLPVSSTAHLRIVESLVGIDLASGYWKMYSIVIQLGAILAVPLYFRKRIAEFLRTFPRGERGDRTLVTHPLSLVMIAFVCTAVPSLLLTKLIGHNLERLTVMAWSLIAGGAVMWLVDAYYGAPVTPHETQTIEQVTLGQAVWVGACQVLSAVFPGTSRSMATIAAGQVGGMSRAAALEFSFFLAMPTMAAATLYDLYKSLRGSGEIGAAPANAHEWTVLAIGFLVSFVVALGVVHWFMRWVRTRGFLPFAIYRMAAGVFVLWWAARG